A genomic segment from Pectinophora gossypiella chromosome 3, ilPecGoss1.1, whole genome shotgun sequence encodes:
- the LOC126382058 gene encoding uncharacterized protein LOC126382058 isoform X3: protein MASDNELFNRRKYVKGTMTRLRNSLTSEFLASASEQMLRTKQEHAQSIFKEYIDLTVQVNDDHDPTPVEEAYFVCMDLLRTTLQSRFGTTAAAAKPSGGSNNVTSKLKLPDIQIPPFDDFIKYLETRALALENSSNNDVIGARKVQATAAVTNNHVAKCYYCGVAAPA from the exons ATGGCAAGCGACAACGAGCTATTTAACAGGCGGAAATATGTGAAAGGCACGATGACGCGCCTACGCAACTCGCTAACGTCGGAATTCCTCGCGTCCGCATCCGAACAAATGTTACGCACGAAGCAAGAACATGCCCAGTCCATCTTCAAGGAGTATATAGACCTGACTGTTCAGGTCAACGACGACCATGATCCCACTCCTGTTGAAGAGGCCTACTTTGTGTGTATGGACTTACTGCGCACTACTTTGCAGTCAAGATTCGggacgacggcggcggcggcaaagCCAAGTGGCGGTTCTAATAACGTCACGTCCAAGTTAAAACTCCCTGATATCCAAATACCACCATTCGACG atttcataaaatatcttgaaaCAAGAGCTCTAGCTCTCGAAAACTCGAGCAACAATGATGTCATCGGCGCTAGGAAAGTACAAGCTACTGCTGCAGTAACAAATAATCATGTAGCTAAGTGCTATTACTGTG GCGTTGCTGCCCCAGCTTGA
- the LOC126382058 gene encoding uncharacterized protein LOC126382058 isoform X1: MASDNELFNRRKYVKGTMTRLRNSLTSEFLASASEQMLRTKQEHAQSIFKEYIDLTVQVNDDHDPTPVEEAYFVCMDLLRTTLQSRFGTTAAAAKPSGGSNNVTSKLKLPDIQIPPFDDFIKYLETRALALENSSNNDVIGARKVQATAAVTNNHVAKCYYCGKSDHKIFSCPKFLLASIAERVECIKAKKLCKTCLNSHTGKCRFHFKCTHCKQNHNTLLHDGNETSSSSTEGGVTLLSGLNDNNQVLLPTAKVKILTKNGQELIVKALLDSGSQSSFITTKLANLIGRNLLATNTEVSGIAKTGKKIQSSLQVDIFSCAYPYKVNTNCLVVDKITTNLPQNSFDLSLINIPKNLLLADDTFNKTSEIDILLAADIFFQALLPQLEDQHNELSDPATPRLVHTQFGYLVAGKVPVQSPHELQSTPVSLFCQECKTDLNSNVIQFWKSEAVPEIYPEHPTSEQKYCEEYFNETVQLVDNKFEVSMPLKIPIYDVNNTLGNSLVLAMRRFLNLEKRLHKDEALFKEYQSFIHEYIDLGHASYVDISSYDFNKDAVYFMPHHPVIRENAVSTRLRTVFDESMKTTNKISLNDIMLNGPVVQNELFDTLLLFRLNKYFFACDIRRMFRNVLIEKSQRSLQNILWRDDPHESIKCLQLNTITYGLKNSSFLATRCLNELAYRSKNEYPLAVPVILNATYVDDILYTHNDLNVIIETKSQLSQLLSKGSFFLHKWSANDSSILQDIPKEQRYSGEINMQKDVKTLGLNFDVNSDTFKFSPPPKQSVKTKREILSFISKFYDPLGLIGPIFVQAKHIMQKLWLSKTDWDSIPPPELNNKWQSLYNDLTNMSSIHIERNTMCKSEHQTFQLIGFSDASNVAYGCAIYVRTIDMQGKVQMSLLCSKSRINPIAPKQLTIPRLELNAALLLAKLASKVYNTISQKQIVNEVHLYTDSQVVLAWLKTDPIKLKSYIANRTKLITECTNNFNWSYIQTDKNPADCLSRGTSPCDLPNHHLWWSGPKEMSDCNYKFKNCTYQLPEDIPEIKCSQNEAVCAAVSLSSNGSSFLDNFIHKYSDINRMKPVLAYVIRFCNNSKPNSAKIKENFVSFAETNNALSLLIKHEQLKYFSKDLNALQNGMQVQASLRGLNPFIDAHGLLRVGGRLQHSGLPYNQMHQIILPRQSLITCMIIENEHNKLLHASQKLILSSLNQRYWIVNALRLIKSVIYKCTTCFRFKAETAKQLMGSLPADRVTTSRPFKKVGMDFAGPILVKQSRVRSVITTKAYIIVYVCFVTKALHLELVSDLTTATFLASFKRFIARRNVPTEVYCDNASTYKCANSQLKELYKFNSSVAHQQQVQSAASQLGINFHFIPSYSPVFGGLWEAGVKSVKYHLKRVLGSHILTYEQLYTVLVQIEGILNSRPITPMSTDCDDVSYLTPAHFLTGSPLTCLPEQDISQNNINTFKFWEKCTALKQQFWRQWSKQYLNVLQNRPKWKDNMPNVKIGDLVILKELDTPPMTWPMARVTKVFPGSDGKIRAMEVKKANGNYHKTSITKVCILPLN, translated from the exons ATGGCAAGCGACAACGAGCTATTTAACAGGCGGAAATATGTGAAAGGCACGATGACGCGCCTACGCAACTCGCTAACGTCGGAATTCCTCGCGTCCGCATCCGAACAAATGTTACGCACGAAGCAAGAACATGCCCAGTCCATCTTCAAGGAGTATATAGACCTGACTGTTCAGGTCAACGACGACCATGATCCCACTCCTGTTGAAGAGGCCTACTTTGTGTGTATGGACTTACTGCGCACTACTTTGCAGTCAAGATTCGggacgacggcggcggcggcaaagCCAAGTGGCGGTTCTAATAACGTCACGTCCAAGTTAAAACTCCCTGATATCCAAATACCACCATTCGACG atttcataaaatatcttgaaaCAAGAGCTCTAGCTCTCGAAAACTCGAGCAACAATGATGTCATCGGCGCTAGGAAAGTACAAGCTACTGCTGCAGTAACAAATAATCATGTAGCTAAGTGCTATTACTGTGGTAAGTcagatcacaaaatattttcatgccCCAAGTTTTTGCTTGCATCGATTGCAGAACGTGTTGAATGTATAAAAGCTAAAAAGCTATGCAAAACCTGCTTAAACAGCCATACAGGGAAATgtcgctttcattttaaatgCACTCACTGCAAGCAAAATCACAACACGCTCTTGCATGATGGAAATGAAACATCATCATCTAGTACTGAGGGTGGGGTAACGTTGCTGTCAGGCTTAAATGACAACAACcaagttttgttacctactgccaaagtaaaaatattaactaAAAATGGGCAGGAATTGATAGTCAAGGCTTTATTAGACTCTGGCAGTCAGTCATCTTTCATTACAACTAAATTAGCTAATCTAATTGGGAGAAATCTACTAGCTACAAACACAGAGGTTTCTGGCATTGCTAAAACTGGAAAGAAAATACAAAGTTCCTTGCAAGTGGACATATTTTCATGTGCTTATCCCTATAAAGTTAATACTAACTGCCTAGTGGTGGACAAAATAACTACTAACTTGCCACAAAACAGTTTTGACCTGTCACTTATTAACATTCCAAAAAATTTATTACTAGCCGATGACACATTCAATAAAACAAGCGAGATAGACATTTTATTAGCTGCTGACATCTTTTTTCAGGCGTTGCTGCCCCAGCTTGAGGACCAGCACAATGAGCTCAGCGATCCCGCGACACCCCGACTCGTTCACACGCAGTTTGGTTATTTGGTTGCAGGAAAAGTCCCCGTACAGTCTCCCCATGAACTTCAGAGTACCCCTGTTTCTTTGTTTTGTCAAGAATGTAAAACAGACTTAAATTCTAATGTTATTCAGTTCTGGAAATCTGAGGCTGTACCAGAAATATATCCTGAGCACCCCACGTCTGAACAAAAATATTGTgaggaatattttaatgaaacggTTCAACTTGTTGACAATAAATTTGAAGTCTCAATGCCTTTAAAGATTCCAATTTACGATGTAAACAATACTTTAGGGAATTCTCTAGTTCTCGCTATGCGcagatttttgaatttagagaaAAGGCTCCATAAAGATGAAGCTTTGTTCAAAGAATATCAAAGTTTTATTCATGAATACATAGACCTTGGCCATGCCAGCTATGTCGATATTTCTAGTTACGATTTTAACAAAGATGCGGTATACTTTATGCCACATCACCCTGTCATACGTGAAAATGCAGTTAGTACTCGTTTACGTACAGTATTTGACGAATctatgaaaacaacaaataaaatttcTCTGAATGATATTATGTTGAATGGCCCTGTGGTCCAAAACGAATTATTCGACACTCTATTGTTGTTcagactaaataaatattttttcgctTGCGATATTAGGCGTATGTTTAGAAatgttttaatagaaaaaagtcaGAGGTCACTCCAAAATATATTATGGAGAGATGACCCCCATGAATCcataaaatgtttacaattaAACACTATTACTTATGGCTTAAAAAACTCATCTTTTTTAGCAACAAGGTGCTTAAATGAGTTAGCTTATAGATCTAAAAATGAATATCCTTTGGCTGTCCCAGTAATTCTAAATGCAACATATGTTGATGACATATTGTATACTCATAatgatttaaatgtaataatagaaACAAAAAGTCAACTTTCACAATTGTTATCTAAAGGTAGTTTCTTCTTGCATAAATGGTCAGCCAACGATTCCAGTATTTTACAGGATATTCCGAAGGAACAGAGGTATTCTGGAGAAATTAACATGCAAAAAGATGTTAAAACGTTAGGGTTGAATTTTGACGTCAATTCAGACACTTTTAAATTTTCCCCCCCGCCTAAGCAATCTGTCAAGACCAAAAGAGAAATCTTAAGTTTTATCAGTAAATTTTATGACCCTCTTGGACTGATTGGACCAATCTTTGTGCAAGCCAAACATATTATGCAAAAGCTATGGCTGTCCAAAACAGACTGGGATTCTATTCCTCCGccagaattaaataataaatggcaATCACTTTATAATGACTTAACTAACATGTCAAGTATTCATATTGAAAGGAATACAATGTGTAAAAGTGAACATCAAACATTTCAATTAATAGGATTTTCAGACGCATCCAATGTGGCATATGGTTGTGCAATTTATGTGAGAACTATTGACATGCAAGGTAAAGTTCAAATGTCACTATTATGCTCTAAGTCACGCATAAATCCCATTGCACCTAAACAGTTAACCATCCCACGTTTAGAATTAAACGCTGCGCTTTTACTTGCCAAGTTAGcttcaaaagtatacaatactaTTAGTCAGAAACAGATAGTAAATGAAGTTCACCTTTACACAGATTCACAAGTCGTATTGGCGTGGTTGAAGACCGATCCaatcaaattaaaatcttatattgcgaatagaacaaaattaattactgaATGTACTAATAACTTTAATTGGTCCTATATACAGACAGATAAAAATCCTGCAGATTGCTTGAGCAGAGGAACAAGTCCCTGCGACTTACCAAATCACCACTTATGGTGGTCAGGGCCTAAGGAAATGTCAgattgtaattataaatttaaaaattgtacttaccaattacCCGAGGACATTCCTGAAATTAAATGTTCACAGAACGAGGCGGTCTGTGCGGCGGTATCGCTGAGCTCAAATGGGTCGTCATTCCTTgataattttattcacaaatattCTGATATTAACAGAATGAAACCTGTACTTGCATATGTCAttagattttgtaataattctAAACCTAACTCGgccaaaattaaagaaaactttgtttCCTTTGCTGAGACTAACAATGCATTATCTCTGCTTATAAAGCACGAACAGCTCAAGtatttttctaaagatttaaatgcTTTGCAAAACGGTATGCAAGTACAAGCTTCTTTAAGAGGGCTTAACCCGTTTATAGATGCTCACGGTCTTCTCCGGGTAGGAGGTAGACTGCAACATTCTGGTTTGCCATATAACCAAATGCATCAAATTATATTACCTAGGCAATCTCTAATTACTTGTATGATAATTGAAAATGAACATAACAAGCTTTTGCACGCAAGtcaaaaattaattttgtctagtTTAAACCAACGTTATTGGATTGTCAATGCTTTACGCTTAATTAAGAGTGTAATATATAAATGTACAACATGCTTTCGTTTCAAGGCTGAAACAGCCAAACAGCTGATGGGTTCACTCCCTGCGGACAGGGTAACTACTAGTCGACCATTTAAAAAGGTCGGAATGGACTTTGCTGGGCCTATTCTTGTTAAACAATCCCGTGTTCGAAGTGTCATTACAACAAAGGCTTACATAATTGTCTATGTGTGTTTTGTAACAAAAGCCTTACACCTAGAACTAGTGTCGGATCTTACTACCGCCACATTTTTAGCAAGCTTTAAAAGGTTCATAGCACGAAGGAATGTTCCAACAGAAGTCTATTGCGACAATGCTAGTACTTACAAATGTGCAAACTCACAGTTAAAAGAATTGTACAAATTTAATAGCTCAGTAGCTCATCAGCAACAGGTGCAGAGTGCAGCCTCACAGTTGGGAAtcaattttcattttataccCAGCTACTCCCCGGTCTTCGGTGGACTATGGGAAGCGGGAGTAAAGAGCGTTAAATACCATCTAAAGAGAGTATTAGGTAGTCACATTCTCACCTATGAGCAGCTGTACACTGTACTTGTACAGATAGAAGGCATATTAAATTCTCGACCTATAACACCAATGTCTACAGACTGTGATGATGTATCATATCTCACTCCTGCTCACTTCTTGACAGGAAGCCCCTTAACTTGTTTACCAGAGCAAGATAtctcacaaaataatataaacacttTTAAGTTTTGGGAAAAATGTACAGCTCTAAAACAACAGTTCTGGAGACAGTGgtcaaaacaatatttaaatgtattacaGAATAGACCAAAATGGAAAGATAACATGCCAAATGTAAAGATAGGCGATCTTGTCATTCTGAAAGAATTGGACACACCCCCCATGACGTGGCCAATGGCTAGAGTCACAAAGGTATTTCCAGGTAGTGATGGAAAAATAAGAGCCATGGAAGTTAAAAAAGCAAATGGTAATTATCACAAAACTTCTATAACTAAAGTTTGCATATTgcctttaaattaa
- the LOC126382058 gene encoding uncharacterized protein LOC126382058 isoform X2, producing MPLKIPIYDVNNTLGNSLVLAMRRFLNLEKRLHKDEALFKEYQSFIHEYIDLGHASYVDISSYDFNKDAVYFMPHHPVIRENAVSTRLRTVFDESMKTTNKISLNDIMLNGPVVQNELFDTLLLFRLNKYFFACDIRRMFRNVLIEKSQRSLQNILWRDDPHESIKCLQLNTITYGLKNSSFLATRCLNELAYRSKNEYPLAVPVILNATYVDDILYTHNDLNVIIETKSQLSQLLSKGSFFLHKWSANDSSILQDIPKEQRYSGEINMQKDVKTLGLNFDVNSDTFKFSPPPKQSVKTKREILSFISKFYDPLGLIGPIFVQAKHIMQKLWLSKTDWDSIPPPELNNKWQSLYNDLTNMSSIHIERNTMCKSEHQTFQLIGFSDASNVAYGCAIYVRTIDMQGKVQMSLLCSKSRINPIAPKQLTIPRLELNAALLLAKLASKVYNTISQKQIVNEVHLYTDSQVVLAWLKTDPIKLKSYIANRTKLITECTNNFNWSYIQTDKNPADCLSRGTSPCDLPNHHLWWSGPKEMSDCNYKFKNCTYQLPEDIPEIKCSQNEAVCAAVSLSSNGSSFLDNFIHKYSDINRMKPVLAYVIRFCNNSKPNSAKIKENFVSFAETNNALSLLIKHEQLKYFSKDLNALQNGMQVQASLRGLNPFIDAHGLLRVGGRLQHSGLPYNQMHQIILPRQSLITCMIIENEHNKLLHASQKLILSSLNQRYWIVNALRLIKSVIYKCTTCFRFKAETAKQLMGSLPADRVTTSRPFKKVGMDFAGPILVKQSRVRSVITTKAYIIVYVCFVTKALHLELVSDLTTATFLASFKRFIARRNVPTEVYCDNASTYKCANSQLKELYKFNSSVAHQQQVQSAASQLGINFHFIPSYSPVFGGLWEAGVKSVKYHLKRVLGSHILTYEQLYTVLVQIEGILNSRPITPMSTDCDDVSYLTPAHFLTGSPLTCLPEQDISQNNINTFKFWEKCTALKQQFWRQWSKQYLNVLQNRPKWKDNMPNVKIGDLVILKELDTPPMTWPMARVTKVFPGSDGKIRAMEVKKANGNYHKTSITKVCILPLN from the coding sequence ATGCCTTTAAAGATTCCAATTTACGATGTAAACAATACTTTAGGGAATTCTCTAGTTCTCGCTATGCGcagatttttgaatttagagaaAAGGCTCCATAAAGATGAAGCTTTGTTCAAAGAATATCAAAGTTTTATTCATGAATACATAGACCTTGGCCATGCCAGCTATGTCGATATTTCTAGTTACGATTTTAACAAAGATGCGGTATACTTTATGCCACATCACCCTGTCATACGTGAAAATGCAGTTAGTACTCGTTTACGTACAGTATTTGACGAATctatgaaaacaacaaataaaatttcTCTGAATGATATTATGTTGAATGGCCCTGTGGTCCAAAACGAATTATTCGACACTCTATTGTTGTTcagactaaataaatattttttcgctTGCGATATTAGGCGTATGTTTAGAAatgttttaatagaaaaaagtcaGAGGTCACTCCAAAATATATTATGGAGAGATGACCCCCATGAATCcataaaatgtttacaattaAACACTATTACTTATGGCTTAAAAAACTCATCTTTTTTAGCAACAAGGTGCTTAAATGAGTTAGCTTATAGATCTAAAAATGAATATCCTTTGGCTGTCCCAGTAATTCTAAATGCAACATATGTTGATGACATATTGTATACTCATAatgatttaaatgtaataatagaaACAAAAAGTCAACTTTCACAATTGTTATCTAAAGGTAGTTTCTTCTTGCATAAATGGTCAGCCAACGATTCCAGTATTTTACAGGATATTCCGAAGGAACAGAGGTATTCTGGAGAAATTAACATGCAAAAAGATGTTAAAACGTTAGGGTTGAATTTTGACGTCAATTCAGACACTTTTAAATTTTCCCCCCCGCCTAAGCAATCTGTCAAGACCAAAAGAGAAATCTTAAGTTTTATCAGTAAATTTTATGACCCTCTTGGACTGATTGGACCAATCTTTGTGCAAGCCAAACATATTATGCAAAAGCTATGGCTGTCCAAAACAGACTGGGATTCTATTCCTCCGccagaattaaataataaatggcaATCACTTTATAATGACTTAACTAACATGTCAAGTATTCATATTGAAAGGAATACAATGTGTAAAAGTGAACATCAAACATTTCAATTAATAGGATTTTCAGACGCATCCAATGTGGCATATGGTTGTGCAATTTATGTGAGAACTATTGACATGCAAGGTAAAGTTCAAATGTCACTATTATGCTCTAAGTCACGCATAAATCCCATTGCACCTAAACAGTTAACCATCCCACGTTTAGAATTAAACGCTGCGCTTTTACTTGCCAAGTTAGcttcaaaagtatacaatactaTTAGTCAGAAACAGATAGTAAATGAAGTTCACCTTTACACAGATTCACAAGTCGTATTGGCGTGGTTGAAGACCGATCCaatcaaattaaaatcttatattgcgaatagaacaaaattaattactgaATGTACTAATAACTTTAATTGGTCCTATATACAGACAGATAAAAATCCTGCAGATTGCTTGAGCAGAGGAACAAGTCCCTGCGACTTACCAAATCACCACTTATGGTGGTCAGGGCCTAAGGAAATGTCAgattgtaattataaatttaaaaattgtacttaccaattacCCGAGGACATTCCTGAAATTAAATGTTCACAGAACGAGGCGGTCTGTGCGGCGGTATCGCTGAGCTCAAATGGGTCGTCATTCCTTgataattttattcacaaatattCTGATATTAACAGAATGAAACCTGTACTTGCATATGTCAttagattttgtaataattctAAACCTAACTCGgccaaaattaaagaaaactttgtttCCTTTGCTGAGACTAACAATGCATTATCTCTGCTTATAAAGCACGAACAGCTCAAGtatttttctaaagatttaaatgcTTTGCAAAACGGTATGCAAGTACAAGCTTCTTTAAGAGGGCTTAACCCGTTTATAGATGCTCACGGTCTTCTCCGGGTAGGAGGTAGACTGCAACATTCTGGTTTGCCATATAACCAAATGCATCAAATTATATTACCTAGGCAATCTCTAATTACTTGTATGATAATTGAAAATGAACATAACAAGCTTTTGCACGCAAGtcaaaaattaattttgtctagtTTAAACCAACGTTATTGGATTGTCAATGCTTTACGCTTAATTAAGAGTGTAATATATAAATGTACAACATGCTTTCGTTTCAAGGCTGAAACAGCCAAACAGCTGATGGGTTCACTCCCTGCGGACAGGGTAACTACTAGTCGACCATTTAAAAAGGTCGGAATGGACTTTGCTGGGCCTATTCTTGTTAAACAATCCCGTGTTCGAAGTGTCATTACAACAAAGGCTTACATAATTGTCTATGTGTGTTTTGTAACAAAAGCCTTACACCTAGAACTAGTGTCGGATCTTACTACCGCCACATTTTTAGCAAGCTTTAAAAGGTTCATAGCACGAAGGAATGTTCCAACAGAAGTCTATTGCGACAATGCTAGTACTTACAAATGTGCAAACTCACAGTTAAAAGAATTGTACAAATTTAATAGCTCAGTAGCTCATCAGCAACAGGTGCAGAGTGCAGCCTCACAGTTGGGAAtcaattttcattttataccCAGCTACTCCCCGGTCTTCGGTGGACTATGGGAAGCGGGAGTAAAGAGCGTTAAATACCATCTAAAGAGAGTATTAGGTAGTCACATTCTCACCTATGAGCAGCTGTACACTGTACTTGTACAGATAGAAGGCATATTAAATTCTCGACCTATAACACCAATGTCTACAGACTGTGATGATGTATCATATCTCACTCCTGCTCACTTCTTGACAGGAAGCCCCTTAACTTGTTTACCAGAGCAAGATAtctcacaaaataatataaacacttTTAAGTTTTGGGAAAAATGTACAGCTCTAAAACAACAGTTCTGGAGACAGTGgtcaaaacaatatttaaatgtattacaGAATAGACCAAAATGGAAAGATAACATGCCAAATGTAAAGATAGGCGATCTTGTCATTCTGAAAGAATTGGACACACCCCCCATGACGTGGCCAATGGCTAGAGTCACAAAGGTATTTCCAGGTAGTGATGGAAAAATAAGAGCCATGGAAGTTAAAAAAGCAAATGGTAATTATCACAAAACTTCTATAACTAAAGTTTGCATATTgcctttaaattaa